TCCCAAGATGtatatttttttctatttttatcTACTCCATCGCCCCATACTAGAAGATGTTATCACAAGGAGTACTAACTACAGACATAAGTTCACAATAATGTGCAAACATGTTTAACCTAGAGGGGCTACCATCATGTAAGCCTCATAATTCTTTATCAAGGGATTTCGATACCTATTTTTATAAGCTAGAATTTTTTATTTAATTTTTGTTTGAAATATTTCAAGTGATAGTTGTGCAGTATTTTTTGATAACCAGCATATCCACAAATTCCGTCTTAAGGTAAAGAAAATATCATATCGATAACCAAAACCATGCTTATGATCACTACCCGCTACTAATGGATCTTGTCGTTGATCTCCACTCTGCCAGCCGCTTCTAATTTGAGTCCTATTGGCCAAACGTGCCATGCTTCAAGGATGTGGTACCTGGCGTATGGATATCCTACACGCAAATTAAAAATCTATTTAAGAGGGTGCCTGCTAAAAAGAGGGTTGCGGCCGGACGATTGAAAAGCTAGATTGAAAATTTCATAGGTAATACCAAGATCTAGATTTGGATTGCCACTGAGTGATCTTGCGCTTGTTGCTATGGAGTCCGGGCCTCTTTCTGCGCATGAGAGGGCTCTACACAAATTGCTCAACAAGAAATTGTTAGGTCCAGCGCCAACTCAAGATGACCTTGGTGCACCATTAATCCAGGTTGCTCTCTCCGAAGGAGGGGGCGCGAATACACGGTTCTTTCACCTACATGCCAATAACATGAAGTGCAAGAATTTTGTCGGCAAGCTCAAGATGGATGGACCCATATATGTTGATCATGAGGATATGGCAAGGGTGGTGGATAAATACTTTCACAACTTCGAATCAGTTCTCATGATTTGTCAAGCCTTCGGTTTAGCACTTCCTATTATATTTATAGAAAATCGTTGAACCACGAAGAGTAGGGGTTTGTAGAAAGCAACAAATTTTCCTCAGTGAAGAACCAATGTTGTCAATCCTTGGGGTGCTCAAGTTACGAGTTAATTATCAATACTTGCATAGAATTAAGAACTTCTTGGCCCCAACTTGTCTAATGAGGTTATCAATCTCCGCAGCTTTGATAGTTACAAAGATAAGCGTATCACATGAtctataaaacaaaaataaaaacgGTAAGAATAACAACACAAGTGATCGAGGTCATGATTATGAGGAATAACGGACCGGGATCCATAACTTCACTAGTGGCATCTCTGGAAAAAAACATAGCATCTATGTGGTGAAACAAATTACAGTTGTGTATCGATTAATTGCATTTTTATGATTGATAATATATGTCATGATTTCATATAGTCATTACGTCCCTATATCTCTAGACTGTTATCCAACTACATCTACAGCTAACACTCCGCTCGAGaatgctatccagcatgcatctctAGGAGTATTAAGTAAAAATAGAGTGTTGCATTAAACAGAGAGTAACGTAATGTTGACAATATATTCTCTTTACCTCTAACTCATCACCGAGGCAACTAGGCAGCTATCTTTTAATGACAATATATTCTCTTACCTCCAACTCATCACCGAGACAACTAGGCAGCTATCGTTTCATCCTTAATTAGTGGAAATGACATAATAGAAGATTTTTCTCTCTTTCTGTCAGTGAGATAGATTACTGTCAAGGTTAAACCCAACTAACATACACACATCTCTCTTGGAGATCATTCATCTAAACATGGTCAGTGCAAATAGTAATAGATCAGAGAGCATATATGGCGTTAGTTTTATCAACAAGCTGTCAATATGTAAATCCATTTAGATTTTATGATTTAAGAGCTTTAACGATGAGATGTTTTGGTGGGTGGCATTTTGCCTAGGAAAGCATGCATATTGAATATCCGTTAAAAATATGTTATTCACAAGTAATAGTATCACTTTGTACCCAAATGTCACATGTTTTTTTTTCAAGAAAAGTAATCAAATCATATTTACAAGAATTACCAGCTTACAAAACATATCTTTGGGTACAAAGTGACACAAAACTCATAGACATAAACATACTGCGCGCGCAACAATCCATCTTCTCAAACTAACGGGACAAACGTCGGCGACAGTGGTAGTAGATGACAGCGGTGGACTGAGCAGGCATCGATCTATGGTCGTCCATTGAACTGATCAGTGGTAGCCGAGTGGCGCAGGCGTCTGATTCAGTGTCATTCCCTGGTAATGGATGTCCGATGCGTAGTGGTTGGCGTCACGGTGATGCGCCTCGTCGGCGCGCACGGCGGTGACGACGTCCTTGAGCCTGGCGTCGGCGGGGAGGCGCCAGTAATCTATGGCGATGGCCGGCGCGGGCGTGTTCTCGATCAAGCCGGCCTCGAGGTCCTTGAGGTATTCGGTGTAGGAGTGGACGGCCTCCTCCTCGAGGTAGCCAACGAAGCGGTGCGCGAACTTGGGGGAGACGAGGTAGCCGACGAAGTAGGCGTTGAAGAAGACGCCCTGAGTGGCGAGCACGAGCGCGCGCTCCCACCACAGCGGCTGCGTCACCTCCATGAAGGTCATGAGGTGCATGCGCTCGTTCTCGGCCTCCTCCATGAGCGCGCGGATCCAGCCGCCGCTGTGCTCGAAGCGGCGGAGCGAGCGCAGGTGCAGCAGCACGCCGCCCACCATGGGCGGCACGGCCGCCACCGTCTCCAGCAGCAGCGCGTGGCTGGCGTGCCGGCGCTGGAAGAAGAGGTCGCTGCCCTTGCGCAGCGTCCGCACGATGAGGTACGCCACCTTGTCCGCCACCGCCCTGGGCTCGTGGTGCTTGGCCACGTCGATGGACGTGTCCGGCCTGTACGTGTCCCACGGCCTGAAGGAGAACCACGGCCACTCCGTGCCGTCGTCCTTGACGAGCTTCCGCGGCTCGATACCCCAGTAGCTCGGCACGGCCTTCTTGTTCTGCTCCGGCGCTGTTGCGCCCTGGGGCTTTTCAGTGGCTTCTTCTTGCTTGGCACGCGGGCCGGCGGCCTCGGTGCTGGCCATCCGCGCGGGGAAGACCCTCGCGGCGGCGGGCATGATGCCCCTCGCGCTCGCGGCGCGGCGCAGCAGCGTGGCTCCGGCCATCCGAGAGCTCATGGTGTTGGCTGTTGAACTACTAAAATACGCCGGTCGAAAAGCTTGAGGATATAATATTTTCTTGTGATCGGATCGAATGGGAAGTCTTGGTTGCTGGGAAGTGATTTCTGTTGGTGTTGATCTGGTAAACTGAGTGATGGCAAGAAACGTTTTTGCTGGAGATGGTTTTATAGGGGAACTCGCGTGTCGGGAACGGCACGGCACGGTGCTTCCCGGAATGTCACTAGACAACATCAACATGTGCGCATTCTCCCTGGATAGAGAAGGAGAAAAAAAGACATGTGCGCACTCGCCCAACAGCTAACTGTCATGGATGATCCAATTCTTTTGTGGTTCAGTTCAAAACAAAAATATTCTTATATGTTGTTACACATACTATACTATTTTCGTGCATGAAGGGCTGCTAACAGAGTACTACTTAATTTAGTTATTTATTTTTGATGTAAACAGACTACTTAGTTTAAATAGGTGTGCATATTTAATTTGACACAGTTGTACCCACCACACAATAATGCATAGTGCGGCGGGCTCGGCCGGCGCGCGCTGCTTCCTGGGCGGAGCGGCAGCGCAGCACAGCAGTTGTCTAATCTAAATGGAATCTTTGCTAAAAAGTACTCCCTCTCTGtctcataatgtaagacgtttttttacactaatgtagtgtcaaaaaacgtcttacattatgaaACGGAGAGAGTATAATCTAAACAGGATCAACTGCTTGCCGTGCAAGTCTCTGTCTGGTTGACAGACaagtaatttgaaacggagggagtaaaagATTCCTAACGGAGTGGCCGAGGAGCTCGTGACGGGGAACGTCGTCGCCGGCTTCCGGGGGAGTTCGAGAGCCATCCATCGGTTGCGCTGCGCGATCCGGACACAACCGCCGTGCGAACTTGACCTGCAGTGCTGCTTGTGGCGTGGATGCCACGCACGGGACGGCCGTGCTCGTGCCACCTGGTTGGGAAATACCACTGGTCTTCGCCTTTGGGGGTCAGCCGGGGAGGCGACTTTGACCATTCTTCGCCGCGGCCGGGATGATGGGGACGACAGATTCCATGGGTCCCGTGCACGCACCGACGCACGCGCAGGAGAACGGGAGCGTTTGACATGGTGGGCGGGCGCATCAAAATGGAAGACGAGGCCAAGTAGGTGCTGAGCTTGAGTGCTCAGTGGAACAGTTGGAGACTTGGAA
The genomic region above belongs to Triticum urartu cultivar G1812 unplaced genomic scaffold, Tu2.1 TuUngrouped_contig_5633, whole genome shotgun sequence and contains:
- the LOC125529481 gene encoding ubiquinol oxidase 1b, mitochondrial-like; translated protein: MPAAARVFPARMASTEAAGPRAKQEEATEKPQGATAPEQNKKAVPSYWGIEPRKLVKDDGTEWPWFSFRPWDTYRPDTSIDVAKHHEPRAVADKVAYLIVRTLRKGSDLFFQRRHASHALLLETVAAVPPMVGGVLLHLRSLRRFEHSGGWIRALMEEAENERMHLMTFMEVTQPLWWERALVLATQGVFFNAYFVGYLVSPKFAHRFVGYLEEEAVHSYTEYLKDLEAGLIENTPAPAIAIDYWRLPADARLKDVVTAVRADEAHHRDANHYASDIHYQGMTLNQTPAPLGYH